One Thermus hydrothermalis genomic region harbors:
- a CDS encoding heavy metal translocating P-type ATPase, with protein sequence MALEVKVGVKGMTCASCVVRVERALKRAPGVEEARVNLTTEEAFLRLQEGIDLKEVLKQVEEAGYEPVVARAEIPVKGMTCAACVARVERALKKLPGVLSAHVNLATEKAFVEYLPDTVTLPRLRQAIRDAGYEPLEVVQEEKRAPAYPLDLLIALPFAFLTLLLAMGPMLLPLPHLPPLFQVLTALPVLYAGRRFFRQALAEIRHRSLGMSTLVALGAGSAYLYSFLVLLFPTLFPEEARHLYLEAGAVILALILLGKHLEEKAKGKASEAIRKLLALRPKTARVVQEGEEREIPAEALIPGDLVRVLPGERIPADGVVVEGFSHVDEAMLTGEPIPKVKKPGDEVVGGTVNGEGPLLIRVSRVGEATVLAQMARLVEEAQAYKPRVQEVADRIASVFVPIVLIIALITFTLWILYGPGLSYAFVALLSVLLIACPCAMGLATPAAIAVATGRAAQLGLLFRKGQAIEGLARADTVVLDKTGTLTQGKPTLTERLGFALSPEEALRLAAALERGSEHPIAKAVLEAARDLSLPEAQAVRALPGEGIEGVVEGKKLYLGGPALMERLGVALPKEAWELSEKGYTPLYLADGERLLAAFGVFDPPKPEARRVVAALKALGLKPVLLTGDHPIPARRVAEALGIEEVLAGVRPEGKVEAIRHLQAQGRKVIFVGDGINDAAALAQADAGIALATGTDIAVEAGDVILLSPSLESLVDAILLARRTLRTIYLNFFWAYAYNILLIPVAAGALYPFTGLLLNPMLAAGAMTLSSLFVLSNSLRLKGFQPRSFTVA encoded by the coding sequence ATGGCATTGGAAGTGAAGGTAGGGGTAAAGGGAATGACCTGCGCCTCGTGCGTGGTGCGGGTGGAAAGGGCCTTGAAAAGGGCCCCGGGCGTGGAGGAAGCCCGGGTCAACCTCACCACCGAGGAAGCCTTTTTGCGCCTCCAGGAAGGCATAGACCTCAAGGAGGTCCTGAAGCAGGTGGAGGAGGCCGGCTACGAGCCCGTGGTGGCCCGGGCGGAGATCCCCGTAAAGGGCATGACCTGCGCCGCCTGCGTGGCCCGGGTGGAAAGGGCCTTGAAGAAGCTACCCGGGGTGCTTTCCGCCCACGTGAACCTGGCCACGGAGAAGGCCTTCGTGGAGTACCTCCCGGACACCGTGACCCTGCCCCGCCTGCGCCAGGCCATCCGGGATGCAGGGTACGAGCCCCTGGAGGTGGTCCAGGAGGAAAAACGGGCCCCCGCTTATCCCTTGGACCTCCTCATCGCCCTGCCCTTTGCCTTCCTCACCCTTCTCCTAGCCATGGGGCCCATGCTTCTTCCCCTTCCCCACCTTCCTCCTCTCTTCCAGGTCCTCACCGCCCTCCCCGTCCTCTACGCCGGCCGGCGCTTCTTCCGCCAGGCCCTGGCGGAGATCCGGCACCGCTCCCTGGGCATGAGCACCCTGGTGGCCCTGGGGGCGGGAAGCGCCTACCTTTACTCCTTTTTGGTCCTCCTCTTCCCCACCCTTTTCCCCGAGGAGGCCCGCCATCTCTACCTCGAGGCGGGGGCGGTGATCCTGGCCCTGATCCTTTTGGGCAAGCACCTGGAGGAAAAGGCCAAGGGGAAGGCCTCGGAGGCCATCCGCAAGCTCCTGGCCTTGAGGCCCAAGACCGCCCGGGTGGTTCAGGAAGGGGAGGAAAGGGAAATCCCCGCCGAGGCCCTCATCCCCGGGGATCTGGTGCGGGTGCTTCCCGGGGAGCGCATCCCCGCAGATGGGGTGGTGGTGGAGGGCTTTAGCCACGTGGACGAGGCCATGCTCACCGGGGAGCCCATTCCCAAGGTCAAAAAGCCCGGGGATGAGGTGGTGGGGGGTACGGTGAACGGGGAAGGTCCCCTCCTCATCCGGGTAAGCCGGGTGGGGGAGGCCACGGTCCTGGCCCAGATGGCCCGCCTGGTGGAGGAAGCCCAGGCCTACAAGCCCCGGGTGCAGGAGGTGGCGGACCGCATCGCCAGCGTCTTCGTGCCCATCGTGCTCATCATCGCCCTTATCACCTTTACCCTTTGGATTCTCTATGGCCCCGGCCTCTCCTACGCCTTCGTGGCCCTCCTTTCCGTGCTCCTCATCGCCTGCCCTTGCGCCATGGGCCTCGCCACCCCAGCGGCCATCGCTGTGGCCACGGGGCGGGCGGCCCAGCTCGGCCTCCTCTTCCGCAAGGGCCAGGCCATCGAAGGCCTCGCCCGGGCGGATACCGTGGTCCTGGACAAGACCGGGACCCTGACCCAAGGGAAGCCCACCCTCACGGAACGCCTGGGGTTTGCCCTAAGCCCTGAGGAGGCCTTGCGCCTCGCCGCCGCCTTGGAGCGGGGAAGCGAACACCCCATCGCCAAGGCGGTTCTGGAGGCAGCCAGGGATCTCAGCCTGCCCGAGGCCCAGGCGGTGCGGGCTCTTCCCGGGGAGGGGATCGAGGGAGTGGTGGAGGGGAAGAAGCTTTACCTGGGGGGTCCAGCCCTGATGGAGAGGCTTGGGGTGGCGCTTCCCAAGGAGGCCTGGGAGCTATCCGAAAAGGGCTACACTCCCCTTTACCTGGCGGATGGGGAGAGGCTTTTGGCCGCCTTCGGGGTCTTTGACCCCCCCAAGCCCGAGGCGCGAAGGGTGGTGGCCGCTTTAAAGGCCCTGGGCCTCAAACCCGTCCTCCTCACCGGGGACCACCCCATCCCGGCCAGGCGGGTGGCCGAGGCCTTGGGCATAGAGGAGGTGCTGGCCGGGGTGCGCCCTGAGGGTAAGGTGGAGGCCATACGGCACCTCCAGGCCCAGGGGCGGAAGGTGATCTTTGTGGGGGACGGCATCAACGACGCCGCCGCCTTGGCCCAGGCCGATGCGGGCATCGCCCTGGCCACGGGCACGGACATCGCCGTGGAGGCAGGGGATGTCATCCTGCTTTCTCCGAGCCTGGAAAGCTTGGTGGACGCCATCCTTCTGGCACGGCGTACCCTTCGGACCATCTACCTCAACTTCTTCTGGGCCTACGCCTACAACATCCTCCTCATCCCCGTGGCGGCCGGGGCTCTTTACCCCTTCACCGGGCTTCTTCTGAACCCCATGCTGGCGGCCGGTGCCATGACCCTCTCCAGCCTCTTCGTGCTCAGCAACTCCTTGAGGCTAAAAGGGTTCCAGCCAAGGAGCTTTACCGTAGCTTAA
- a CDS encoding metal-sensitive transcriptional regulator, producing MPRHPLHLDPKVREEAKRRLLSAKGHLEGILRMLEDPHVYCVDVLKQLKAVEGALDRVGEMVLRAHLRDHVATAHERGDVEEIVEELMEALKYR from the coding sequence GTGCCCCGCCACCCCCTCCACCTGGACCCCAAGGTGCGGGAAGAGGCCAAAAGGCGCCTTCTCTCCGCCAAGGGCCACCTCGAGGGCATCCTGCGCATGCTGGAGGATCCCCACGTCTACTGCGTGGACGTGCTGAAGCAACTCAAGGCGGTGGAGGGTGCCCTGGACCGGGTGGGGGAGATGGTCTTAAGGGCCCACCTCCGGGACCACGTGGCCACCGCCCACGAGCGGGGGGACGTGGAGGAAATCGTGGAGGAACTGATGGAGGCCCTCAAGTACCGTTGA
- a CDS encoding CopZ family metallochaperone: MLKLKVEGMTCNHCVMAVKKALMKVPGVEKVEVSLERAEALVEGKADPEALIRAVEEEGYRAALAG, translated from the coding sequence ATGCTGAAACTCAAGGTAGAAGGCATGACCTGCAACCACTGCGTGATGGCGGTCAAGAAGGCCCTCATGAAGGTGCCCGGGGTGGAGAAGGTCGAGGTGAGCCTGGAACGGGCCGAGGCCCTGGTGGAGGGCAAGGCGGACCCTGAGGCCTTGATCCGGGCCGTGGAAGAGGAAGGCTACCGGGCCGCCCTGGCGGGCTAA
- a CDS encoding Rieske (2Fe-2S) protein has protein sequence MWTPVAKLSELENGRLVVKRPEHKKPILLLYTGEEVFALEDICTHDGGPLHEGDVEDGQIVCPRHGARFDLKTGRQTLPAPKPVKVFPAKLEGDTILLDL, from the coding sequence ATGTGGACCCCGGTGGCCAAGCTGAGCGAGCTGGAAAACGGCAGGCTGGTGGTCAAAAGGCCCGAGCACAAGAAGCCCATCCTCCTCCTCTACACCGGGGAGGAGGTCTTCGCCCTGGAGGACATCTGCACCCACGACGGCGGCCCCCTCCACGAGGGGGATGTGGAAGACGGCCAGATCGTCTGCCCCCGGCACGGGGCCCGCTTTGACCTGAAGACGGGCCGGCAGACCCTGCCCGCCCCCAAGCCGGTAAAGGTATTCCCCGCCAAGCTGGAGGGGGATACCATCCTTCTGGACCTATAG
- the sufD gene encoding Fe-S cluster assembly protein SufD produces MQVLDKTQVEAISQTLGEPAWLLEKRLRALEAFAHLPYPSKKDENWRYTDLSEAPLEEAVEAPKGLRLSRDALPEPVKRRLEKTDVSGFLVFVGPDLVYAEVPEELTAQGLVFTSLAEALKAHPAKVESALFQGVYTEDKFAAQNSAFFTHGAFLYVPAGLEVEKPLGVFKVLLEGGKASAGRSLLVLEDNAKAAYIEEYLSPDLAPTLHLSATEMVLRPGARLRHAHIQTFGEGVWHFHRQRALLERDAALNDLVVNLGGRYARSEVASELLGPGAESEMLGLYFGHGLQHFDHYTLQHHVEHHTRSDLLYKGAVKDEARAVFSGLIKLERGAQKTDAYQANRNLILSPTARVDSIPQLEIGANDVRCTHGSTTAPVDEMQLFYLQSRGLSRSLAQELLVKAHLADVLNRIPLKALRAHLEAVIEEKVRI; encoded by the coding sequence ATGCAGGTACTGGACAAGACGCAGGTGGAGGCCATCTCCCAGACGCTGGGCGAGCCCGCCTGGCTCTTGGAGAAGCGGCTTAGGGCCCTCGAGGCCTTCGCCCACCTCCCCTACCCCAGCAAGAAGGACGAGAACTGGCGCTACACCGACCTTTCCGAGGCCCCCTTGGAAGAGGCGGTGGAGGCCCCAAAGGGCCTAAGGCTTTCCCGGGATGCGCTTCCCGAGCCCGTGAAGCGCCGCCTGGAGAAGACGGACGTCTCCGGCTTTTTGGTCTTCGTGGGGCCCGACCTCGTCTACGCCGAGGTGCCCGAGGAGCTCACGGCCCAGGGGCTCGTCTTCACCTCCTTGGCCGAGGCCCTGAAGGCCCACCCCGCTAAGGTGGAAAGCGCCCTCTTCCAGGGGGTCTACACCGAGGACAAGTTCGCCGCCCAAAATAGCGCCTTCTTCACCCATGGGGCCTTCCTCTACGTGCCCGCAGGGCTAGAGGTGGAAAAGCCCCTAGGGGTCTTCAAGGTGCTCTTGGAAGGGGGCAAGGCCTCCGCTGGGCGGAGCCTCCTCGTCCTCGAGGACAACGCCAAGGCCGCCTACATTGAGGAGTACCTCTCCCCCGACCTCGCCCCCACCCTGCACCTCTCCGCCACGGAGATGGTCCTCCGCCCTGGGGCCCGGCTCCGCCACGCCCACATCCAGACCTTCGGGGAGGGGGTGTGGCACTTCCACCGCCAACGGGCCCTGCTGGAGCGGGATGCTGCCCTAAACGACCTGGTGGTGAACCTGGGCGGGCGCTACGCCCGGAGCGAGGTGGCCTCGGAGCTGTTGGGCCCGGGAGCGGAAAGCGAGATGCTGGGGCTTTACTTCGGCCACGGCCTCCAGCACTTCGACCACTACACCCTGCAGCACCACGTGGAGCACCATACCCGAAGCGACCTCCTCTACAAGGGAGCGGTGAAGGACGAGGCCCGGGCGGTCTTTTCCGGCCTCATCAAGCTGGAGCGGGGAGCCCAGAAGACCGACGCCTACCAGGCCAACCGCAACCTCATCCTCTCCCCCACCGCCCGGGTGGACTCCATCCCCCAGCTGGAGATCGGGGCCAACGACGTGCGTTGCACCCACGGCAGCACCACCGCCCCCGTGGACGAGATGCAACTCTTCTACCTGCAGTCCCGGGGCCTGTCCCGTAGCCTCGCCCAGGAGCTTTTGGTCAAGGCCCACCTGGCGGACGTCCTTAACCGCATTCCTCTAAAGGCCCTAAGGGCCCACCTCGAGGCGGTGATCGAGGAAAAGGTTAGAATCTGA
- the sufB gene encoding Fe-S cluster assembly protein SufB: protein MSQVDLRTLGEEYKYHFIDEVKPVYVAERGLSRRVIEAISYHKGEPEWMLKFRLRALEIFQKKPMPTWGPDLSGLDLDNLVYYVKPTEVRDAKSWEEIPEEIRKTYERLGIPEAERKVLAGVGAQYDSEMVYHRVREELERQGVIFVAIEEGMKKYEDLFKEYFAKVVPPEDNKFAALNSAAWSGGSFVYVPPGVKVELPLQAYFRVNTPEFGQFERTLIIVDEGAEVHYIEGCTAPMYSTESLHTGVIEIVVKRGARSRYTTIQNWSTNMYNLVTQRALVYGDAFHEWLDGNLGSKVTMKYPSSYLLEPGARTEILSIAFAKTGQHQDTGAKIILGAPHTSGTIVSKSISKGEGRASYRGLVKVLEGAKHAKANVECDALLIDPESRTDTYPYIEIEEDSAHVGHEATVSKINDEQIFYLQTRGLKEDEAAALIVRGFIEPIAKELPLEYAVELNRLIELEMEGSVG, encoded by the coding sequence ATGAGCCAGGTTGACCTTAGAACCCTGGGCGAAGAGTACAAATACCATTTCATTGACGAGGTCAAGCCGGTCTACGTGGCCGAGCGGGGGCTTAGCCGCCGGGTCATTGAGGCCATCAGCTACCACAAGGGCGAGCCCGAGTGGATGCTTAAGTTCCGCCTGCGGGCTCTGGAGATTTTCCAGAAGAAGCCCATGCCCACCTGGGGCCCGGACCTTTCCGGCCTGGACCTGGACAACCTCGTCTACTACGTGAAGCCCACCGAGGTGCGGGACGCCAAGAGCTGGGAGGAGATCCCGGAGGAGATCCGCAAGACCTACGAGCGCCTGGGCATCCCCGAGGCGGAGCGCAAGGTCCTGGCCGGGGTGGGGGCCCAGTACGACTCGGAGATGGTCTACCACCGGGTGCGGGAAGAACTGGAGCGGCAGGGGGTCATCTTCGTGGCCATTGAAGAGGGGATGAAGAAGTACGAGGACCTCTTCAAGGAGTACTTCGCCAAGGTGGTCCCCCCGGAGGACAACAAGTTCGCCGCCCTGAACTCCGCCGCCTGGTCCGGGGGCTCCTTCGTCTACGTGCCTCCCGGGGTCAAGGTGGAGCTCCCCTTGCAGGCCTACTTCCGGGTGAACACCCCCGAGTTCGGCCAGTTTGAGCGCACCCTTATCATCGTGGACGAGGGGGCGGAGGTGCACTACATTGAGGGCTGCACCGCCCCCATGTACTCCACGGAAAGCCTCCACACCGGGGTCATTGAGATCGTGGTGAAGCGGGGGGCGCGGAGCCGCTACACCACCATCCAGAACTGGTCCACCAACATGTACAACCTGGTGACCCAGCGGGCCTTGGTTTACGGGGATGCCTTCCACGAGTGGCTGGACGGCAACCTGGGCTCCAAGGTCACCATGAAGTACCCCTCCAGCTACCTCCTGGAGCCGGGGGCCCGCACGGAGATCCTCTCCATCGCCTTCGCCAAGACGGGGCAGCACCAGGACACCGGGGCCAAGATCATCCTGGGCGCCCCCCACACCTCGGGCACCATCGTCTCCAAGAGCATCTCCAAGGGCGAGGGCCGGGCGAGCTACCGGGGATTGGTGAAGGTCCTGGAGGGGGCCAAGCACGCCAAGGCCAACGTGGAGTGCGACGCCCTCCTCATTGACCCGGAAAGCCGCACGGACACCTACCCCTACATTGAGATTGAGGAGGACTCCGCCCACGTGGGCCACGAGGCCACGGTGTCCAAGATCAACGATGAGCAGATCTTCTACCTCCAGACCCGCGGCCTCAAGGAGGACGAGGCGGCGGCCCTCATCGTCCGCGGCTTCATTGAACCCATCGCCAAGGAGCTTCCCTTGGAGTACGCCGTGGAGCTCAACCGGCTCATTGAGCTGGAGATGGAGGGCTCCGTCGGCTAA
- the sufC gene encoding Fe-S cluster assembly ATPase SufC, protein MSQLEIRDLWASVDGETILKGVNLVVPKGEVHALMGPNGAGKSTLGKILAGDPEYTVEKGDILLDGESILELSPDERARKGLFLAFQYPVEVPGVTIANFLRLALQARLGREVGVAEFWSKVKKALELLDWDESYLSRYLNEGFSGGEKKRNEILQLLVLEPTYAVLDETDSGLDIDALKVVARGVNAMRGPNFGALVITHYQRLLNYIVPDRVHVMMDGRVVAEGGPELALELEAKGYEWLRERVKEGV, encoded by the coding sequence ATGAGCCAGCTAGAAATCCGCGACCTCTGGGCTTCCGTTGACGGCGAGACCATCCTAAAGGGCGTGAACCTGGTGGTCCCCAAAGGGGAGGTGCACGCCCTCATGGGCCCCAACGGGGCGGGCAAGAGCACCCTGGGCAAGATCCTGGCCGGGGACCCCGAGTACACCGTGGAAAAGGGGGACATCCTCCTGGACGGGGAGAGCATCCTGGAGCTTTCCCCCGACGAAAGGGCCCGCAAGGGGCTCTTCCTGGCCTTCCAGTACCCCGTGGAGGTCCCCGGGGTCACCATCGCCAACTTCCTGCGCCTCGCCCTCCAGGCCAGGCTTGGCCGGGAGGTGGGGGTAGCGGAGTTCTGGAGCAAGGTGAAGAAGGCCCTGGAGCTTCTGGACTGGGATGAAAGCTACCTCTCCCGCTACCTCAACGAGGGCTTCTCCGGCGGGGAGAAGAAGCGGAACGAGATCCTGCAGCTATTGGTCCTGGAGCCCACCTACGCCGTCTTGGACGAGACGGACTCCGGGCTGGACATAGACGCCCTCAAGGTGGTGGCCCGGGGCGTGAACGCCATGCGGGGGCCCAACTTCGGGGCCTTGGTCATCACCCACTACCAGCGCCTCCTCAACTACATCGTCCCCGACCGGGTCCACGTGATGATGGACGGCCGGGTGGTGGCGGAAGGCGGCCCCGAGCTGGCCTTGGAGTTGGAGGCCAAGGGCTACGAGTGGCTGCGGGAACGGGTAAAGGAGGGCGTATGA
- the aceA gene encoding isocitrate lyase, which translates to MEPLGMLTPEMREEAEALRREWETNPRWKGVKRDYRPEDVVRLRPSIPIEYTLAKRGAEKLWRLLHERPYVHTFGAYTGAMAVQMVRAGLEAIYLSGWQVAADANLAWQTYPDQSLYPYNSVPQIVKRINNALMRADQIERSEGKVTRDWYVPIVADAEAGFGGALNVFELTKAMIEAGAAGIHYEDQLASEKKCGHLGGKVLVPTSHHIRTLQAARLAADVMGVPTVIIARTDAEAATLITSDIDERDRPFILKDERTPEGFYRVKNGIEACIARALAYAPYADVLWMETSKPDLEEARKFAEAVKREFPDKLLAYNLSPSFNWKKFLDDETIAKFNRELGEMGYKFQFITLAGWHTLNYYTWELAKGYKARGMPAFVELQQKEFLAQAQGFTAVKHQREVGAGYFDEVVLALTQGEASTLALKGSTEEAQFNEPVH; encoded by the coding sequence GTGGAACCCCTCGGCATGCTGACCCCGGAGATGCGGGAAGAGGCGGAGGCCCTCAGGCGGGAGTGGGAGACGAACCCCCGTTGGAAGGGCGTGAAGCGGGACTACCGGCCCGAGGACGTGGTGCGCCTTAGGCCCAGTATCCCCATAGAGTACACCCTGGCCAAACGGGGGGCGGAGAAGCTCTGGCGGCTCCTCCACGAACGCCCCTACGTCCACACCTTCGGCGCCTACACCGGGGCCATGGCGGTGCAGATGGTGCGGGCGGGCCTCGAGGCCATCTACCTCTCCGGCTGGCAGGTGGCGGCGGACGCCAACCTGGCCTGGCAGACCTACCCCGACCAGTCCCTCTACCCCTACAACTCCGTGCCCCAGATCGTGAAGCGCATCAACAACGCCCTCATGCGGGCCGACCAGATTGAGCGGTCCGAGGGCAAGGTGACCCGGGACTGGTACGTGCCCATCGTGGCCGACGCCGAGGCGGGCTTTGGCGGTGCCCTCAACGTCTTTGAGCTCACCAAAGCCATGATTGAGGCGGGGGCCGCCGGCATCCACTACGAGGACCAGCTGGCCTCGGAGAAGAAGTGCGGCCACCTGGGGGGCAAGGTCCTGGTGCCCACCTCCCACCACATCCGCACCCTGCAGGCGGCCCGCCTGGCGGCGGACGTCATGGGGGTGCCCACGGTGATCATCGCCCGCACCGACGCCGAGGCCGCCACCCTCATCACCAGCGATATTGACGAGCGGGACCGGCCCTTCATCCTCAAGGACGAGCGCACCCCCGAGGGCTTCTACCGGGTGAAGAATGGAATTGAGGCGTGCATCGCCCGGGCGCTGGCCTACGCCCCTTACGCCGATGTCCTTTGGATGGAAACCTCCAAGCCCGACCTGGAAGAAGCCCGCAAGTTCGCCGAAGCGGTGAAGCGGGAGTTCCCGGATAAGCTCCTCGCCTACAACCTCTCTCCCTCCTTCAACTGGAAGAAGTTCCTGGACGACGAGACCATCGCCAAGTTCAACCGGGAACTGGGGGAGATGGGCTACAAGTTCCAGTTCATCACCCTGGCCGGCTGGCACACCCTGAACTACTACACCTGGGAGCTGGCCAAGGGGTACAAGGCCCGGGGCATGCCCGCCTTCGTGGAGCTCCAGCAGAAGGAGTTCCTGGCCCAGGCCCAGGGCTTCACCGCCGTGAAGCACCAGCGGGAGGTGGGGGCTGGCTACTTTGACGAAGTGGTCCTGGCCCTGACCCAAGGAGAAGCCTCCACCCTGGCCCTCAAGGGCTCCACGGAGGAGGCCCAGTTCAACGAGCCCGTTCACTAA
- a CDS encoding FAD-dependent oxidoreductase, which produces MGKRMVVVGGVAGGASAAAKAKRENPDLEVVVYEKSGFVSYGACGLPYVLSGEIPSLAKLIARTPEEFRKQGVWVHTHHEVVDINPEERVLTVFDHREGRTFQDRYDYLVLATGARPTLPPIPGTEQAGVYTLRSLEDGERLLRALEGARRAAILGAGYIGLEVAEAFRKRGLEVTLLEAKERPLPHWDEEVGALLKGELERHGVEVWTGVRVLALRGSGRVEAVETSEGVVPADLVLIATGVRPNTSLAQAMGVALGPTGAIATDERMRTNLEGVFAAGDVAESFHQVLKRPYWLPLGDVANKHGRTAGSVIAGKEARFHGVVGTAIFKTFGLAVATTGLSLEVALREGYRAKKVFIQSRDGAHYYPGSGPLWVELVYEEGTDRLLGGAVVAHGHGALRVDVLAALLHRGGTLEDLLALDLAYAPPYSPVWDPLLIAAQQAR; this is translated from the coding sequence ATGGGCAAGCGCATGGTGGTGGTGGGCGGGGTGGCGGGGGGTGCTTCCGCCGCCGCCAAGGCCAAGCGGGAAAACCCGGACCTCGAGGTGGTGGTCTACGAGAAATCGGGCTTCGTCTCCTACGGGGCCTGCGGCCTGCCCTACGTGCTCTCGGGGGAGATCCCTAGCCTCGCCAAGCTCATCGCCCGCACCCCGGAGGAGTTCCGCAAGCAGGGGGTCTGGGTCCACACCCACCACGAGGTGGTGGACATAAACCCCGAAGAGCGGGTCCTCACGGTGTTTGACCACCGGGAAGGGCGCACCTTCCAGGACCGCTACGATTACCTGGTCCTGGCCACGGGGGCGAGGCCCACCCTCCCCCCCATCCCGGGGACGGAACAGGCGGGGGTCTACACCCTAAGGAGCCTGGAGGACGGGGAAAGGCTCCTTAGGGCCCTGGAGGGGGCAAGGCGGGCCGCCATCCTGGGGGCGGGGTACATCGGGCTGGAGGTGGCGGAGGCCTTCCGCAAACGGGGCCTCGAGGTGACCCTCCTGGAGGCCAAGGAGCGCCCCCTCCCCCACTGGGACGAGGAGGTGGGGGCGCTCCTCAAGGGAGAGCTGGAGCGCCACGGGGTGGAGGTCTGGACCGGGGTGCGGGTCCTGGCCCTCAGGGGCTCGGGCCGGGTGGAGGCGGTGGAAACCTCCGAAGGGGTGGTGCCGGCGGACCTGGTCCTCATCGCCACGGGGGTAAGGCCCAATACCTCCCTGGCCCAGGCCATGGGGGTGGCCCTCGGGCCCACGGGGGCCATCGCCACCGACGAGAGGATGCGCACCAACCTGGAGGGGGTTTTCGCCGCCGGGGACGTGGCGGAAAGCTTCCACCAGGTCCTCAAGCGCCCCTACTGGCTCCCCTTGGGGGACGTGGCCAACAAGCATGGCCGCACGGCGGGAAGCGTCATCGCCGGCAAGGAGGCCCGCTTCCACGGGGTGGTGGGCACGGCCATCTTCAAGACCTTCGGCCTGGCGGTGGCCACCACGGGACTTTCCTTAGAGGTTGCCCTAAGGGAAGGGTACCGGGCCAAAAAGGTCTTCATCCAGAGCCGGGACGGGGCCCACTACTACCCGGGAAGCGGCCCCCTTTGGGTGGAACTGGTCTACGAGGAGGGCACCGATAGGCTCCTCGGCGGGGCGGTGGTGGCCCACGGCCACGGGGCCCTGCGGGTGGACGTCCTCGCCGCCCTCCTCCACCGAGGGGGCACCCTGGAGGACCTCCTGGCCCTGGACCTGGCCTACGCCCCTCCCTATAGCCCCGTCTGGGACCCCCTCCTCATCGCCGCCCAACAGGCCCGCTAG
- a CDS encoding ABC transporter ATP-binding protein: MLRAENLTKRYRQGEKEVVALQGFTYAFPPGATAVVGPSGSGKTTLLNLLAGLDLPTEGGVYLGETALHRLSEDERAGMRLKHMGFVFQQWNLIPTLTAWENVAFPLLLAGWPPSRRRARALELLEQVGLGERSHHLPSRLSGGEQQRVALARALALDPPILFADEPTGNLDAEAKEEVAALLFQAGRERTLILVTHDLELAARAERILHLKGGRLWREEVPQRAP; the protein is encoded by the coding sequence ATGCTTCGGGCCGAGAACCTGACCAAGCGCTACCGGCAAGGGGAGAAGGAGGTGGTGGCCCTCCAGGGCTTCACCTACGCCTTTCCCCCAGGGGCCACGGCGGTGGTGGGGCCTTCGGGGAGCGGCAAGACCACCCTCCTCAACCTCCTCGCCGGGCTGGACCTGCCCACGGAGGGCGGGGTCTACCTGGGGGAAACCGCCCTCCACCGCCTTTCCGAGGACGAGCGGGCGGGGATGCGCCTAAAGCATATGGGCTTCGTCTTCCAGCAGTGGAACCTCATCCCCACCCTCACCGCCTGGGAGAACGTGGCCTTTCCCCTCCTCCTTGCGGGCTGGCCCCCCTCGAGGCGGCGGGCCCGGGCCCTGGAGCTTCTGGAGCAGGTGGGGCTCGGGGAGCGGTCCCACCACCTGCCAAGCCGCCTCTCCGGGGGGGAGCAACAGCGGGTGGCCCTGGCCCGGGCCCTGGCCCTGGACCCCCCCATCCTCTTCGCCGACGAACCCACGGGCAACCTGGACGCCGAGGCCAAGGAAGAGGTGGCGGCCCTCCTCTTCCAGGCGGGCCGGGAGCGCACCCTGATCCTGGTGACCCACGACCTGGAGCTCGCCGCCCGGGCGGAGCGCATCCTCCACCTGAAGGGGGGAAGGCTTTGGCGGGAGGAGGTACCCCAGAGGGCGCCTTAG